The following proteins are encoded in a genomic region of Gimesia algae:
- a CDS encoding BlaI/MecI/CopY family transcriptional regulator, producing MARPKAKELTARELEIMHVFWERSASDKQIELTVTEVRDALERAGRELAYTTVATLVRILVEKAFLKQTNEERPFLYCSIRSFDDVSGSMLGEMIQKVFGGSHEKLLLRLLEERELKPHELEKIKEILKEKS from the coding sequence ATGGCCAGACCGAAAGCGAAAGAACTCACGGCACGTGAATTAGAAATCATGCATGTATTCTGGGAACGGAGTGCCTCAGATAAACAGATCGAATTAACCGTGACGGAAGTGCGCGATGCTTTAGAACGGGCAGGTAGAGAGCTGGCCTATACCACAGTGGCGACTCTGGTACGTATCCTGGTAGAGAAAGCTTTTTTGAAGCAGACAAATGAGGAACGGCCTTTTTTGTATTGTTCGATCCGGTCGTTTGATGACGTATCCGGCAGCATGTTGGGGGAGATGATTCAGAAAGTATTTGGGGGCTCGCATGAAAAATTGCTGCTGCGATTACTTGAAGAACGAGAGCTGAAACCTCACGAGCTTGAGAAAATCAAGGAAATTCTGAAGGAGAAGTCCTGA
- a CDS encoding M56 family metallopeptidase, whose product MHTFGISLLWLGLQVTIVAIATIIVYSSTKHFGPRTRSFVLSSSIGMTLLLALLAFSPWPRWQADWNTKTIVEKTEHINQTSSPPKTSTQEAKSPFMERPRLESEWGTVWDGFLKGLKQEPAINQTNSIPTPAGLVGWLFAGGFLIAIIRFLIGFVSVKHMVRQSNSLNGSTAEETLDILAAEQQLTRPLRLLEHGQLTTAAVIGWWRPKILLPTAWHQWSQEQLRAVLAHELAHIEQNDYLTILGAELSRSLYFYHPLIHWLVSRLRLEQELTADEAAAETSGGAGPYLVVLAEMAVSQTPHRLTGPARAFLPTHSTFMRRIEMLKQKRSLKTVISHPVRAMVICSMLATGLLAAGFRGQQSSLAQQTAAKSFAQPAEGPDNLNQSLRGQHEAFKINAVPNDALGVLALRPAELLSQQALQYAKALMLQAEKENSRLYPLRIPLTEIKTLTVIFLAPEPGIPHSQLLNYATVIETTKDVDLKQVAVDFSGGKLSSRDGVHYLQDKINSGARLAILNKREMLHTENEKILRQILDVRKNEQSGRWAEQWKPIEKNSIAALFNLRHLRELVWKNQWKVDFNESVWKASLAPVWENTDVITLGANVSDKTSLQATLYQQQDGKQILKTLDAAHILGANLLQQHEQQILLQKQREQLVKLPLVKLALQLVNSIQFEQMNENVSLTASMSDLSVLTESTAIFVPAMIEARQAALRLESMRKLKRLVYAMHLYHDKHHHFPPAVVMGPDGKTPHNWRVALLPYLDENELYKEYRLDEPWDSEHNKKVLEKMPTVFKNPNENRPGYYTSYLAVVGPNTVFAKPTRNAAGALGGEFGISSGLDGEIGFNSRPEGKQEPVAGVRLRGITDGTSNTIAIVEARREIPWTKPEDISFDGEKLPELGGFYAGGFNVGLCDGAVRFLPDQIDPKTLKNLLLINDGNVVEFP is encoded by the coding sequence ATGCACACATTCGGAATCAGTCTGCTCTGGTTGGGGCTTCAGGTGACAATTGTGGCGATAGCGACCATCATCGTCTACTCGAGCACAAAGCATTTTGGCCCCCGTACGCGATCCTTTGTCCTGTCCAGTTCGATCGGAATGACACTGCTGCTGGCACTACTTGCATTCAGCCCCTGGCCGCGCTGGCAGGCAGACTGGAATACAAAAACGATCGTTGAGAAAACAGAACATATAAACCAGACATCTTCGCCCCCTAAAACTTCTACTCAGGAAGCGAAATCTCCGTTCATGGAAAGACCCCGCCTGGAGTCGGAGTGGGGAACTGTCTGGGACGGTTTCCTGAAAGGTTTAAAGCAGGAACCAGCGATCAATCAGACAAATTCGATACCCACCCCGGCCGGTCTGGTGGGCTGGCTGTTTGCAGGTGGATTTCTGATCGCGATAATCCGCTTCCTCATCGGTTTTGTGTCAGTAAAACACATGGTTCGTCAGTCGAATTCTCTGAATGGTTCTACTGCTGAAGAAACACTTGATATTCTGGCAGCGGAACAACAGCTGACGCGCCCTTTAAGGTTACTGGAACATGGTCAGCTGACGACAGCAGCAGTGATCGGCTGGTGGCGACCGAAGATTCTTCTGCCGACAGCCTGGCACCAATGGAGTCAGGAACAACTCCGCGCGGTCTTAGCGCATGAGTTAGCACATATCGAACAGAACGATTACCTGACGATCCTGGGGGCAGAACTCAGCCGGTCGCTCTATTTTTATCACCCGCTGATTCACTGGCTTGTCTCGCGATTACGCCTGGAGCAGGAACTGACGGCTGATGAGGCAGCAGCGGAAACCAGTGGTGGTGCCGGCCCGTATCTGGTCGTCCTGGCAGAGATGGCCGTCTCTCAGACACCCCATCGTCTCACAGGTCCGGCACGTGCCTTTCTACCCACTCATTCCACATTTATGAGGAGAATCGAGATGCTCAAACAGAAGCGATCACTGAAAACAGTCATCTCACACCCGGTGCGTGCGATGGTAATCTGTTCCATGCTGGCAACCGGTCTCCTGGCGGCAGGATTTAGGGGACAGCAGAGTAGTCTGGCACAACAGACCGCAGCAAAGTCCTTCGCACAGCCTGCGGAAGGGCCTGATAATTTGAATCAAAGCCTGCGAGGTCAGCATGAAGCGTTCAAGATCAACGCCGTCCCGAATGATGCGCTGGGGGTACTGGCGCTCCGACCGGCCGAACTGCTGTCGCAGCAGGCGCTGCAATATGCCAAGGCTCTGATGTTGCAGGCAGAAAAAGAAAATTCCCGTCTCTATCCACTGAGGATACCACTTACAGAAATCAAAACATTAACCGTGATCTTTCTGGCTCCCGAACCGGGAATACCTCACAGTCAGCTTTTGAACTATGCGACTGTGATTGAGACGACAAAGGATGTCGATCTGAAGCAGGTGGCAGTAGATTTTAGTGGCGGAAAACTATCCTCTCGTGATGGAGTCCACTACCTGCAAGACAAAATCAACTCAGGTGCCCGATTGGCGATACTTAACAAACGCGAGATGCTTCATACTGAAAACGAGAAAATTCTGCGGCAGATTCTGGATGTACGCAAGAACGAACAATCGGGACGCTGGGCAGAGCAATGGAAGCCGATTGAGAAGAATTCTATCGCAGCACTGTTCAACCTGCGGCATCTGCGGGAACTGGTCTGGAAAAACCAGTGGAAGGTGGACTTTAATGAATCAGTCTGGAAAGCTTCCCTTGCACCGGTTTGGGAGAATACAGATGTGATCACTCTGGGGGCTAATGTCAGTGACAAGACCTCGCTGCAGGCAACCCTCTATCAGCAACAGGACGGCAAACAGATCCTCAAAACTCTGGATGCTGCACATATCCTGGGGGCCAACTTGTTGCAGCAGCATGAACAGCAGATTCTCCTGCAAAAACAGAGGGAGCAACTTGTGAAGCTTCCCCTCGTAAAATTAGCTCTTCAACTGGTCAATTCAATCCAGTTCGAGCAGATGAATGAAAATGTCAGCCTGACAGCGTCTATGTCGGATCTGAGTGTATTGACTGAGAGCACTGCGATCTTTGTGCCGGCGATGATCGAAGCTCGCCAGGCGGCACTACGACTGGAATCAATGCGCAAACTGAAACGTTTGGTTTATGCTATGCATCTCTATCATGACAAACACCATCATTTCCCCCCCGCCGTCGTGATGGGACCTGATGGCAAAACTCCTCACAACTGGCGTGTGGCGCTGCTGCCTTACCTGGACGAGAATGAACTCTACAAGGAGTATCGGCTTGACGAGCCCTGGGACAGTGAACACAACAAAAAAGTGTTAGAGAAAATGCCGACTGTGTTTAAAAATCCGAATGAGAACCGACCCGGGTATTATACTTCCTACCTGGCAGTCGTGGGGCCCAATACTGTATTTGCCAAACCGACCCGTAATGCTGCTGGTGCACTAGGTGGAGAGTTTGGAATAAGCAGCGGTTTAGACGGGGAGATCGGCTTTAATAGCCGTCCAGAAGGAAAACAAGAGCCAGTTGCAGGTGTCAGATTGAGGGGTATCACAGATGGAACATCCAACACGATTGCGATCGTCGAAGCCAGACGCGAGATTCCCTGGACGAAACCGGAAGATATCTCCTTCGATGGAGAAAAACTACCGGAACTCGGTGGATTTTATGCGGGGGGCTTCAATGTCGGACTCTGTGACGGTGCAGTGCGTTTTTTGCCGGATCAGATCGATCCGAAGACATTGAAAAACCTGTTGCTGATCAACGATGGCAATGTTGTAGAATTTCCCTGA
- a CDS encoding DUF1501 domain-containing protein, with protein sequence MLTILGKPTRKNGQFCDGVSRRSFLKIGGMALGGISLPDVLRAETESQSGSNHKAIINIYLPGGPSHIDLWDPKPDAPKEIRGEFSPIKTNVPGIEICELFPRMATMMDKFIPVRSISDADGRHDAYQCMTGRKFGSRQPPGGWPAAGAFVSKLQGPVNSAVPANVALMYKTGNGTWGEPGTGGFLGVQHSPFNLVGRKARSSPENMVLQGITLERLRDRVKLQQAFDTFRREADTSGLMESMDVYSEQAMNILTTSRLADALDLSKEDPQILARYGKSIETFQRDGAPPMIENFCLARRLVEAGARFVSLNYSRWDWHGPDGMNFPKSREEFPLLDQGLSALVTDLHERGLDKNVSVVVWGEFGRTPKINQNNSRDHWPKVSCAMLAGGGMRTGQVIGKTNRKGEFASDRPVKFQEVFATLYQKAGLDLNGTRIFDTSGTPQYLVDQGIEPMREVI encoded by the coding sequence ATGCTGACGATTCTTGGCAAACCGACCCGTAAAAACGGGCAATTTTGTGATGGCGTCTCCCGCCGCAGTTTCTTGAAAATTGGTGGTATGGCGTTGGGCGGAATTTCGCTGCCCGATGTGCTGAGAGCGGAAACCGAGAGCCAGTCTGGCAGTAACCACAAAGCCATCATCAATATCTATCTGCCCGGCGGGCCGTCGCATATTGATTTGTGGGACCCTAAGCCGGACGCCCCGAAGGAAATTCGGGGAGAATTCAGCCCGATCAAAACGAATGTACCCGGCATCGAAATTTGTGAGCTGTTCCCGCGCATGGCCACGATGATGGATAAGTTTATCCCTGTCCGATCAATTTCAGACGCAGATGGCAGGCATGATGCTTACCAATGTATGACAGGCCGCAAATTTGGTAGTCGTCAGCCTCCTGGCGGGTGGCCGGCAGCAGGCGCTTTTGTTTCCAAGCTACAGGGACCCGTCAATTCTGCCGTGCCCGCGAATGTTGCCTTGATGTATAAGACAGGAAACGGGACCTGGGGTGAACCCGGCACGGGAGGCTTTCTGGGGGTTCAGCATTCCCCATTCAATCTCGTAGGTCGCAAGGCCCGCAGTTCGCCTGAGAATATGGTTTTGCAGGGCATCACACTTGAACGGCTGCGTGACCGCGTCAAATTACAGCAGGCGTTTGACACGTTTCGCCGCGAAGCTGATACTTCAGGTCTGATGGAGAGCATGGATGTCTATTCGGAACAGGCCATGAATATTCTGACCACGTCCAGACTGGCTGACGCACTGGATCTTTCGAAAGAAGATCCTCAAATACTGGCCCGCTATGGTAAGAGTATTGAAACATTCCAGCGCGACGGTGCACCACCCATGATTGAGAACTTCTGCCTGGCTCGCCGTCTGGTTGAAGCAGGGGCGCGATTTGTCTCATTGAATTACAGCCGCTGGGACTGGCATGGTCCGGATGGAATGAACTTCCCTAAATCGCGCGAGGAGTTTCCATTATTGGATCAGGGTCTGTCTGCTCTGGTAACTGACCTGCATGAGCGGGGTCTCGATAAAAATGTGTCGGTCGTGGTCTGGGGTGAGTTTGGACGGACTCCCAAGATTAATCAGAATAACAGCCGCGATCACTGGCCTAAAGTCTCTTGTGCCATGCTGGCCGGAGGCGGTATGCGAACCGGGCAGGTCATCGGTAAAACCAACCGGAAAGGCGAATTTGCAAGCGATCGTCCCGTTAAATTCCAGGAAGTTTTTGCCACTCTGTATCAGAAAGCAGGCCTGGATCTGAATGGAACACGAATTTTTGATACCAGCGGTACGCCTCAGTATCTGGTGGACCAGGGAATCGAACCGATGCGGGAAGTGATTTAA
- a CDS encoding FoF1 ATP synthase subunit delta/epsilon, translating to MAQDFRLLLVTPETTLLDQPIQSLRCTLFDGQIGILPGRMPMVGRLGYGELSFESIDGSESRYFVDGGFLQVQGTVISVLTEQAVPVSELDAAEAEKLLEEALNRTAVGDDQCNTREKDQTRARAMLALAHQK from the coding sequence ATGGCTCAAGATTTTCGCCTGTTGTTAGTCACTCCGGAAACGACTCTGCTGGATCAACCGATTCAGAGTTTGCGCTGTACCCTGTTCGACGGACAAATCGGAATTCTACCCGGTCGCATGCCTATGGTGGGGCGTCTGGGATATGGTGAACTTTCCTTCGAGTCGATCGATGGTTCAGAAAGCAGATACTTTGTCGATGGTGGCTTTCTTCAAGTACAAGGCACTGTCATTTCAGTACTTACAGAACAGGCGGTCCCCGTCAGCGAACTGGATGCAGCTGAGGCTGAAAAACTACTTGAAGAAGCATTGAACCGAACTGCCGTGGGTGACGATCAATGCAATACTCGTGAAAAAGATCAAACCCGGGCTCGCGCCATGCTGGCCCTGGCTCATCAGAAATAA
- the atpD gene encoding F0F1 ATP synthase subunit beta yields MATTEASTTQTVGKITQIIGSTFDAEFPENQLPEIYNALTVKTSNKGVEINVTGEVQQHLGGGRVRCVALASTDGMVRGMDVIDTGSPVSVPVGKGTLGRVFNLLGDPVDGRGEVSTDERWPIHRKPPLLENLSAKTELFETGIKVVDLLTPFVRGGKAGLFGGAGLGKTVILTELIARIASAHGGYSVFAGVGERTREGNDLWLEMQETKIGQTDRSVIEQTCMVFGQMNEPPGARLRVALSALTMAEWFRDTTGTDTLLFVDNIFRFSQAGSEVSALLGRMPSAVGYQPTLGTELGELQERITSTKNGAITSVQAVYVPADDPTDPAPATAFSHLDAFIYLERKISEKGIYPAIDPLASSSRILDPQYVGERHYRVAREVQQTLQRYRELQDIIAILGVDELSEEDKLIVHRARRIERFLSQPFLVAEVFTGKAGKITPLEDTIRSFEEICAGKWDHLPESAFMYVGSVEEAEEQAKRMAE; encoded by the coding sequence ATGGCGACAACCGAAGCCAGCACAACACAGACCGTTGGCAAAATCACTCAAATTATTGGCTCGACATTTGATGCTGAATTTCCGGAGAATCAGCTGCCGGAAATCTACAACGCTTTGACTGTGAAGACAAGCAACAAAGGTGTTGAGATCAATGTTACTGGGGAAGTTCAGCAGCACCTGGGTGGTGGGCGTGTCCGGTGCGTGGCCTTGGCATCGACTGATGGTATGGTCCGCGGCATGGACGTCATCGACACAGGATCTCCTGTATCGGTTCCTGTCGGTAAAGGAACTCTGGGACGCGTCTTCAACCTGCTGGGTGACCCTGTTGATGGTCGCGGTGAAGTTTCAACAGACGAGCGCTGGCCCATTCACCGTAAGCCACCATTGCTGGAAAACCTGAGTGCGAAAACTGAACTCTTCGAAACCGGGATTAAAGTGGTTGACCTGCTGACACCATTCGTTCGCGGTGGTAAAGCCGGTCTGTTCGGGGGAGCTGGACTGGGTAAGACCGTGATTCTGACCGAGTTAATCGCCCGTATCGCCAGTGCACACGGGGGTTACTCTGTATTCGCTGGGGTGGGTGAGCGTACCCGTGAAGGAAACGACCTCTGGCTCGAAATGCAGGAAACTAAAATCGGTCAGACTGACCGGTCCGTGATTGAACAGACCTGTATGGTGTTCGGTCAGATGAACGAGCCACCAGGAGCTCGTCTGCGTGTCGCGCTGTCCGCTTTAACCATGGCGGAATGGTTCCGTGATACAACCGGTACTGACACCCTGCTCTTTGTCGACAACATCTTCCGGTTCTCACAGGCTGGTAGTGAAGTGTCTGCGTTACTGGGACGTATGCCTTCTGCTGTGGGATATCAGCCTACACTGGGTACCGAACTGGGTGAACTCCAGGAGCGTATTACTTCAACCAAGAATGGGGCGATCACCAGTGTGCAGGCTGTGTATGTACCTGCAGACGACCCGACCGACCCTGCTCCGGCAACCGCATTCTCCCACCTGGACGCGTTCATTTATCTGGAACGAAAGATTTCAGAAAAAGGGATTTACCCGGCGATCGATCCACTGGCTTCCTCCAGTCGTATTCTCGACCCGCAATATGTGGGTGAGCGTCATTACCGGGTAGCACGCGAAGTTCAGCAGACTTTACAGCGTTACCGCGAACTGCAGGACATCATCGCGATTCTCGGTGTTGATGAATTGAGCGAAGAAGACAAGCTGATCGTGCATCGTGCCCGTCGTATCGAACGCTTCCTGTCACAACCATTCCTCGTGGCGGAAGTCTTCACTGGTAAAGCTGGTAAAATCACACCACTGGAAGACACCATCCGCAGCTTTGAAGAAATCTGTGCCGGTAAGTGGGACCATCTTCCTGAATCGGCATTTATGTATGTTGGTTCTGTTGAAGAAGCCGAAGAACAAGCCAAGAGAATGGCTGAATAG
- the atpG gene encoding ATP synthase F1 subunit gamma, with amino-acid sequence MAKARAIVKRLKAVKNIRKITRTMELIATARFKKAMDRASEAAAYTKKISELVSDLSQANLEFHHPLLEKHETEKNTVLLVLTSNRGLCGGYNSGVLKAALKRYNELTAAGQNVRLEISGKRGISFLKFQGIEPSHSYTHFEDRPTFEEVDELASRYITQYIEGKIDRLDVAYTEFISSSRQQPAVHSLLPIGVLDTAAETPATQKYDYEFLPSAQEILEEIVPTAFKARLFKCFLDAAVSEQIARMVAMKGATENANEMVGSLSAQYNRARQSQITSEILEIIGGAAALE; translated from the coding sequence ATGGCCAAAGCACGTGCCATCGTTAAACGATTAAAAGCGGTAAAAAACATCCGTAAGATCACACGGACCATGGAATTGATCGCCACCGCGCGATTCAAAAAAGCCATGGACCGTGCGTCGGAGGCTGCTGCTTACACCAAAAAGATTTCTGAGCTTGTTTCAGATTTGTCTCAGGCAAATCTGGAGTTTCATCATCCACTGCTGGAAAAACATGAGACAGAAAAAAACACTGTTCTGCTTGTGTTAACTTCGAATCGTGGTTTGTGTGGCGGTTATAACTCAGGCGTATTAAAGGCGGCTTTAAAACGCTATAATGAACTGACTGCCGCTGGTCAAAATGTGAGACTGGAAATATCCGGTAAGCGGGGAATCAGTTTCCTGAAGTTTCAGGGGATTGAGCCTTCCCACTCCTACACTCACTTCGAAGACCGTCCAACTTTCGAAGAAGTCGATGAACTTGCCAGTCGATATATTACCCAATATATTGAAGGCAAGATTGATCGATTGGACGTCGCGTATACGGAATTCATTTCGTCTTCCCGACAGCAGCCTGCCGTGCACTCCCTGCTGCCAATTGGGGTACTGGATACTGCAGCAGAGACTCCAGCAACTCAAAAATATGACTACGAATTTCTGCCCTCCGCCCAGGAAATCCTGGAAGAGATTGTCCCGACGGCATTTAAAGCACGCTTGTTTAAATGCTTCCTGGATGCAGCAGTCAGCGAACAGATTGCCCGTATGGTGGCGATGAAAGGAGCAACAGAGAACGCCAACGAAATGGTCGGCTCACTCTCAGCTCAATACAACCGGGCACGACAGTCACAGATCACCTCGGAAATCCTCGAAATTATTGGTGGTGCCGCTGCCCTGGAGTAA
- the atpA gene encoding F0F1 ATP synthase subunit alpha: MKFKADEIASVIQKEIEDFRGEIETSEVGRVLEVGDGIARVYGLSSAMSGEMVEFSNGVRGQVFNLEENSVGIIIFGDYLAIAEGDEVRSTGTLLSIPVGDELLGRVVDPLGIPLDGKGPIVATESRPLEFAAPGVAARQPVKQPMATGIKAIDAMTPVGRGQRELIIGDRKTGKTAIAIDTILNQKGKDVICVYVGCGQRAATIAGIVNQLQEHGAMDYTVVVSASSSDPAPLQYIAPYAGAAIAEHYMYQGKHTLVVYDDLSKQAQAYRQLSLLMRRPPGREAYPGDVFYCHSRLLERSARLSDELGGGSMTALPIIETLEGEVSAYIPTNVISITDGQIYLEPDLFFAGIRPAINVGISVSRVGGNAQTKATKSVSGSLRLDLAAFRELEAFAQMGTELDKATQAQLDRGYRMVELLKQPQFNPMSMADQVVSLYAGTKGFFDTVPINQVPQAESEMLQFIHDQYPEITDKITETGKLEDDTIEQLKTVLKTFVEQFLRKNS, from the coding sequence ATGAAATTCAAAGCGGACGAGATCGCTTCAGTTATCCAGAAGGAAATTGAAGACTTTCGCGGCGAAATTGAGACCAGTGAAGTAGGACGAGTCCTGGAAGTGGGCGATGGTATCGCACGCGTTTACGGGCTTTCATCTGCGATGTCTGGTGAAATGGTAGAGTTTTCGAATGGGGTGCGTGGCCAGGTCTTCAACCTCGAAGAAAACTCAGTTGGTATTATTATCTTTGGTGATTATCTGGCAATCGCTGAAGGTGATGAAGTTCGCAGTACAGGCACCCTGCTTTCCATCCCCGTTGGTGATGAACTGCTGGGTCGGGTCGTTGATCCATTGGGAATTCCACTTGATGGAAAAGGACCCATTGTGGCAACGGAATCCCGCCCACTGGAATTCGCAGCCCCTGGTGTTGCTGCCAGACAACCTGTGAAGCAGCCCATGGCTACCGGGATCAAGGCGATTGACGCCATGACACCCGTCGGTCGAGGTCAACGTGAGTTGATTATTGGTGACCGTAAAACAGGGAAAACCGCCATTGCCATCGATACCATTCTGAACCAGAAAGGTAAAGATGTCATCTGCGTTTACGTTGGCTGTGGTCAGCGTGCTGCGACAATCGCTGGCATTGTTAATCAGTTGCAGGAACACGGCGCAATGGATTATACCGTTGTCGTCAGTGCCTCTTCCAGTGACCCTGCTCCTTTGCAGTACATCGCCCCTTATGCTGGTGCTGCGATTGCAGAACACTATATGTATCAGGGTAAACATACTCTGGTTGTGTATGACGACCTGTCCAAACAGGCCCAGGCATACCGCCAGCTGTCACTGCTGATGCGACGTCCTCCCGGACGTGAAGCTTATCCTGGTGACGTATTCTACTGTCACAGCCGTCTGCTGGAACGTTCTGCTCGACTGAGTGACGAACTGGGCGGTGGTTCTATGACGGCCCTGCCCATCATCGAAACCCTGGAAGGGGAAGTTTCTGCTTACATTCCGACCAATGTGATTTCGATTACAGACGGTCAGATTTATCTGGAACCAGACCTGTTCTTCGCCGGGATTCGTCCTGCGATTAACGTGGGGATCAGTGTTTCCCGCGTGGGTGGTAACGCTCAGACTAAGGCAACAAAAAGTGTGTCCGGTAGTCTGCGTCTGGACCTGGCTGCTTTCCGTGAACTGGAAGCATTCGCTCAGATGGGTACTGAACTGGATAAAGCAACCCAGGCACAACTGGATCGTGGATATCGTATGGTTGAACTGCTGAAACAGCCGCAGTTCAATCCCATGTCGATGGCCGATCAGGTTGTCAGTCTGTATGCTGGTACTAAAGGATTCTTCGATACTGTACCTATCAACCAGGTACCGCAAGCTGAATCAGAAATGCTACAGTTTATCCATGATCAGTATCCGGAAATCACTGATAAGATCACTGAGACAGGTAAATTGGAAGACGACACGATCGAACAGTTGAAAACGGTATTGAAGACTTTCGTAGAACAGTTTCTGCGTAAAAATTCCTAA
- the atpH gene encoding ATP synthase F1 subunit delta, with translation MIRVNDQKKVKAHIPSVMEDPSAISIAKVYAKAFLGTIQESDKDSAIEEVSEFLNAVTTQFPDFGQILTSHSLNKDERLSLIDRAIAPHASELLTNFLRVLARHDRLELFEQIMSQVIKLRDTESGKKMVIVRSAFELTDETLTSIKQRLSDTLGFSPVLQTSIDQSVIGGLVIQVDDTVYDGSLRTRLKQLRGRLSNRSIHEIQSGRDRFSYPEGN, from the coding sequence ATGATCCGCGTGAACGATCAGAAAAAAGTAAAAGCTCATATTCCCAGTGTAATGGAAGACCCCAGTGCAATTTCGATTGCGAAGGTGTATGCCAAAGCATTTCTGGGAACGATTCAGGAGTCTGATAAAGATTCAGCGATCGAAGAGGTTTCTGAATTTCTGAACGCGGTGACCACTCAGTTTCCGGACTTCGGACAGATCCTGACATCACATTCTTTGAATAAAGATGAACGGTTAAGTCTGATTGATCGTGCGATTGCCCCGCATGCTTCTGAACTGTTGACGAATTTCCTCAGAGTTCTGGCCCGGCATGACCGGCTGGAACTGTTTGAGCAGATCATGTCTCAGGTGATTAAGCTGCGTGATACCGAATCTGGTAAAAAAATGGTAATTGTTCGCTCTGCTTTTGAACTGACGGATGAAACATTAACGAGTATTAAACAACGCTTGAGTGACACACTGGGTTTTTCTCCAGTATTACAAACATCTATAGACCAGTCTGTTATCGGTGGTCTGGTGATTCAGGTTGATGACACAGTATATGATGGTTCTCTTCGTACGCGTCTCAAACAGTTACGCGGGCGGTTGAGCAATAGGAGCATTCATGAAATTCAAAGCGGACGAGATCGCTTCAGTTATCCAGAAGGAAATTGA
- the atpF gene encoding F0F1 ATP synthase subunit B, with translation MLMIVSGVILGSGLLGLDASLYAAEGAEHPSGPPLHWKTDLALWSLIVFVVFIFVLRAFAWGPLIQALDERELRVITAINTAESKQKESEELVKEHARKIEAAQDEIQAMMVEARSDADRIKQDVLEQARQEAESIKTHAVDEIERARELALKDLFDQMNGRVIDATEQVLGRALNESDRDRLINEALSQISGSSN, from the coding sequence ATGCTGATGATTGTCAGTGGCGTGATTCTGGGCAGTGGATTGCTTGGCTTAGATGCATCGTTGTATGCGGCTGAAGGAGCTGAGCATCCATCAGGACCACCTCTGCACTGGAAAACGGACTTGGCGCTGTGGTCACTCATCGTGTTTGTTGTCTTCATCTTTGTTCTCAGGGCATTTGCCTGGGGACCTCTGATTCAGGCGTTGGACGAACGGGAATTACGAGTGATCACTGCTATCAATACGGCAGAATCCAAGCAGAAAGAGTCGGAAGAACTAGTTAAAGAACATGCACGTAAAATCGAGGCGGCGCAGGATGAGATCCAGGCAATGATGGTCGAAGCTCGATCTGACGCAGATCGCATCAAGCAGGACGTTCTCGAACAGGCTCGTCAGGAAGCGGAGTCCATCAAAACTCATGCTGTTGACGAAATTGAACGAGCACGTGAACTGGCTTTGAAAGATCTGTTCGACCAGATGAATGGACGTGTGATTGATGCCACAGAGCAGGTCCTCGGACGTGCCCTGAATGAATCAGATCGTGATCGGCTGATTAACGAGGCACTGTCTCAGATTTCCGGCAGTTCTAACTGA
- a CDS encoding ATP synthase F0 subunit C, whose amino-acid sequence MIQALRIMYMTCVVVLATAVPAMAQEAGGGISLGALGAGITIIGAGFGIGKIGASAVEAIARQPEAGGKIQTAMIIAAALIEGATFFALIICMS is encoded by the coding sequence ATGATCCAGGCTTTACGGATTATGTACATGACATGTGTTGTTGTATTGGCCACAGCTGTTCCTGCAATGGCGCAAGAAGCTGGTGGCGGAATTTCACTGGGGGCTCTCGGTGCAGGCATTACCATTATCGGTGCTGGATTCGGCATTGGTAAAATCGGTGCTTCTGCTGTAGAAGCAATTGCTCGCCAGCCAGAAGCTGGTGGTAAAATTCAGACTGCAATGATTATTGCGGCAGCGTTGATCGAAGGTGCTACATTCTTCGCACTTATCATCTGCATGTCTTAA